The genomic segment TACTGCAAGAACTATGAAAATCTACTTTTACAGTGTAGCTTCAGTAACTCAAAGCTTTCATGAGAAACCCCTTTTGTACCCCAGTATTCACAGAGAAAAGGATTGTGAGTTTTTACTGGTACATTCCTTATTCTACCTGCCACTATGCATCAGGCTGCCCACCCATCAttccagcaccagcactgtCACCAACTAAACAcgatttttaaagtacttttttATTAGCTGGATTCCACAGTGAAGAACAAGTTTGATTAAAGTGCTCACCCATTTGGTATGTCCCAGAACCCTCTGAgacaggcacagggcagcagctgcaatcTCTGAGGGCCGGTGGTGCACCATGTCATAGTCTACCAGGGTCAGCTCCATCAGGTACTTTGCCAGAGTGTGTTGCTTGGCATCGGCCTAGCAGGGTGAGAGCTTGTTAATCCACAGTTTCACTTCACTTTAGCATTATCACTCAGAATTGCTTATTGTGttcaaagaacaaaacaaaaatagcaaaatcTTTAGTACAGTTTAGGGACCATCCTTTTAACAAGACATTCCTCTCAAAATCAAGACCAGCAGCCATTTGGAATTTAGACACAAAGTCAAGAGAGGAATTATAACAGAAATCTGCAGTATCAGGTACAGCTGTGCCCAATTAGGGACACTAATGCTCCCTCTGTAAAGCAGACTAGGGAGGGGAGGTGTAAAATGACTTAGGGAGAAACTTATTTGAGTTACCCCGTGGTCTGCTGTGGTAACTGAAACCCACCTCAAGTGCAGACAGTCACTTGAATATAATTACTGAggtggagaaagaaaaggggtGGGTCAAAGAGAAAGCTTATCTTTTGATTCTTAAATAACACAATATTTACAACCAGAAGTTACAAAGAACTGCAACACTGCTAGTGTTTTACTAATAAGTACCCAGATCACCAGgattaaaaagattaaaagcaAGGCTTCTTAGTTTAACAGTAAAATTACTGCCACTAAGGCTGAACACGGGCATCAGTGAATAGAAATGTGAAATACTACTGGCTGCCACAGTGACATTGCCGTGTTAGGCCACACGGTGGAGTTTCTGAGCTGAGCATTGCTTCATCCAGCATTTAAGCTGGAGGAGGAAAGGTCACATGATAAAAACACCAGAAGCAATCCTTATAGGCTTTACCaatagagggaagtgctggaTAATGAGTAAAAGTACCCACCTCCCCAGCTTTTGATGCTCTTCTTAAGAAGTGAATTGGAAGAGGTCTCCCCAGGTCAAAGTTTAATTCTTTAAGAATAATCATTTCCATTTCTCTAATTTCATTACTGGTGTAGGAATTGTCAGTAATATAAACAAAGTCTGCTACATCAGGAGACAAGATCTCTTCATATTTTGAAGCTACAAGCATCGCTGTTACGCCCACCAGCTGAAGCTTCTTGCGAGGTACTGGATGATTCTGCAACACAGACATTCAAAATGCAGGCCTTGAAGTGTCAAACTCTAGATAATCAGATTCATATTTATCAGTTTAGAATGATGAATGAGGTTGTCACTCTAGGCAAAGGTGTCTGTATAGGCTCAAAGAAGGCAGCAGCCTGAGTTAAGGTGCTGCACTGTCACAGCTCTTACACACAGAGCAGATGCTGCTGATCGTGTGATTTCTAAAGACAAGTTAAATCCTGAACTCCTTGACAACCATAGCAAGTGAGCAATTCCCGAGCATGGCCTGGGGGAGATCTCACCTGCAGGAAGCGATCCATGATGGCCACACACATGTAGAGGGTCTCCTGCAGGAGGCGGAACCTCGAGTGCACCTGCACGAGCCAGTCCACCAGGATGGCGCGCATGCGCCCGTTGATCGTCCTCCCGTCCAGGTAGTGCGGACGGACggactgctgcagctggggggacagacagggggtGGGTGAGCAGCCAGGCAACCCCCCGAGacaccagggcagccctggggcacccTACCTCGAGCTCCCTCAGGTACAGGTAGATGTCTTTCACGTAGTCACTACACAGCTGGGGGTTCTCAGAGTCCTCTGCATCGATGTCCTGGATGTTGTTGAGCAGCACATCAGAGAAGGCCTGGCACAAATCCTCCTCCTGCATGGACACATCCATAGGGACAGGAGACAGAGCCTAAGGAACAGATCACATCTGTTAACACAGATCCACTGGGTAAGTTTCACTGTTCCTTTGTTTCCATGTTTCACCGGTCACCAACGCAACTTCTTTAGATGGAAGCttgggctccagcacagcaagtTTCCACTGATATACCACAAACACAGAATCCCAACATCTTCCAGTAATTGCCAGCTAAAGCAGAAACTTCATCCAGTACTTCAGCAGCTCATGCTGCCGCTTGAACATCATGCATTATGCTTAACTACAACATGCATTAAACCAAAACCTTGGTACAGAGACTTTGTTTCTTCAGCAGGAGAACGAGATAGAGCCACAGATAAAACTATTGTGAAGGTAGAGCTCAAAGTTGCAAATCAAATTAAAGAACAGTATCATCAGTTCCTACCTTTGGAACATcagtttctttgtttgcttcatTTACAGCAGCTGGACCTTTAGGCAGTACAGTTCCATTTGTCACCTTGCTAGATGCTTTCACAGGCTTTGTAGATGCTTTGAGGCATTCTGTTTTCTGTagagaaaacatttattattaGTACAGGGCAGCAATCCAACTTCTCCCTGTATAGAGATTTCAAATGTTCCTTTACCTTAGATATGTGTGTTCCTCTTGTTGCAAACTTATTTCCTATTTCCTCCAAAGCAGACCTTTTGCCAGTCACTTGAGTTTTTGCTTTACTTCTAAGGTCAGGCACAGCATTCTCCGTCCCTCTAGCGATCTAAAATGATAAAATTGCAAAAGTTTAAGACTCAGAGACCAACAACTTTCCAATGCCTGACTCCATTACAGACTTACCACCACTGTACCTACTATGCATTACTCAACCAGCTTTTACTTCTTAgtcacatatatacatatatttagaGGAAGAAGTCTCCTCTCTAGGTTCAGAGCACTGTGCTTCTAAACGGTGCTGTAAAAGTAGGCAATGCACCCCATCTCAAACTTTTTAAGGTCAGAGTGCTCACCTGCAGTTAAAAGCTCTCGCACTTGCACACTTTGTAACTCTGGTAGCGCCCCCCAGGGGATGCATAAAGCAAATTCCTGGTTAAACACATAGCGTATGAATTGAAAAGCTGTGCTGCACACGCAAAAACTAATATTCTTTGTTATGGACAGCAATTAAACCACCAGGCTTCAGTTTTTTTCGTGGAGTTCACTTTAACCCATTAGACAATCGCGACAGAAGCGAGGctcctgcagtccctgcctACGCCTCCCTCTAGGGCAGCTTTAGCTTTTTCCCACTCCCACGTTCCCCGCTGTTCTGCGGGGGAGGCGCGGGCGGCCAAGGCCAGCCCGAggcgggggcagcgcccgcGCTGCAGGAATGGGGTCCCCTCCCAGCGCTGGGCCGCAGTTcggcccggccgccgccccACCCGCCGAGGTACGGGAGGGCCCGGTTAGCCTGAGGGCCGCTCCCGGACCCCCATcggccacccccagcaccccaccaCCTCCCaccctcccccccaccccagcccccccccccatccccccccccccccccccgcggcAGGGCCGCCCCCGGACCCCCGCCGGCCTGAGGGCCGCCCGCCGACCCCCATCGGCCTGAGGGCCGCCCCCGGACCCCCGCCGGCCAGGCTGCGGCCCCCGCGCCACCTGAGGGCAAACACCGGCGGGGCCCTCGGCCACCCGCGGCCACTCTCTCG from the Zonotrichia leucophrys gambelii isolate GWCS_2022_RI chromosome 10, RI_Zleu_2.0, whole genome shotgun sequence genome contains:
- the CCNB2 gene encoding G2/mitotic-specific cyclin-B2 is translated as MEPRQRAAAATGLAGERKGCVRSGDSGPLVSVSMALQVTRRAPIARGTENAVPDLRSKAKTQVTGKRSALEEIGNKFATRGTHISKKTECLKASTKPVKASSKVTNGTVLPKGPAAVNEANKETDVPKALSPVPMDVSMQEEDLCQAFSDVLLNNIQDIDAEDSENPQLCSDYVKDIYLYLRELELQQSVRPHYLDGRTINGRMRAILVDWLVQVHSRFRLLQETLYMCVAIMDRFLQNHPVPRKKLQLVGVTAMLVASKYEEILSPDVADFVYITDNSYTSNEIREMEMIILKELNFDLGRPLPIHFLRRASKAGEADAKQHTLAKYLMELTLVDYDMVHHRPSEIAAAALCLSQRVLGHTKWGTKQQYYTGYAEDSLVMTMKHMAKNVVKVNEKLTKYTAIKNKYASSKLLTISTIPQLNSEIIKDLAASLL